The Dama dama isolate Ldn47 chromosome 3, ASM3311817v1, whole genome shotgun sequence genome has a segment encoding these proteins:
- the IL23A gene encoding interleukin-23 subunit alpha: MLGDGAVLLLLLLLPWTAQGRAVSEAGGPAWARGQQLSQQLCMLAWSAHPPMGHVDLPREEGGDETTDDVPRIQCEDGCDPQGLRDNSQSCLQRIHQGLVFYEKLLGSDIFTGEPSLLPDGPVDQLHASVLGLRELLQPEGHHWETEQTPSPTPSQPWQRLLLRLKILQRLQAFVAVAARVFAHGAATLSP; this comes from the exons ATGCTGGGGGACGGAGccgtgctgttgctgctgctgctgctgccctggACAGCTCAGGGCCGGGCTGTGTCAGAGGCCGGCGGCCCCGCTTGGGCTCGGGGCCAACAGCTCTCACAGCAACTCTGCATGCTGGCCTGGAGCGCACACCCACCAATGGGACATGTG GATCTACCAAGAGAAGAAGGAGGCGATGAGACTACAGATGATGTCCCCCGTATCCAGTGTGAGGATGGCTGTGATCCACAAGGACTCAGGGACAACAGTCAG TCCTGCTTGCAAAGGATTCATCAAGGCCTGGTTTTTTACGAGAAGCTGCTGGGTTCAGATATTTTCACAGGAGAGCCTTCTCTACTCCCAGATGGTCCTGTGGACCAGCTTCACGCCTCCGTACTGGGCCTCAGGGAACTCTTGCAG CCCGAGGGTCACCACTGGGAAACTGAGCAGACGCCAAGCCCTACTCCCAGCCAGCCATGGCAGCGCCTCCTTCTCCGTCTCAAGATCCTTCAGAGACTCCAGGCCTTTGTGGCTGTAGCTGCCCGGGTCTTTGCCCATGGAGCAGCAACTCTGAGCCCCTAA